In Thermotomaculum hydrothermale, a single genomic region encodes these proteins:
- the lepB gene encoding signal peptidase I: MLQFKKSELRDYFETILIGILAVTFAKTFVFQNFKIPTSSMEDTLLIGDHLAVNKFIFGPVSFAWEKKVFPQRDIKRGDVIVFRSPENTDIDFIKRAIGLPGDILEIKDKQVYINGEKLDEPYVVFKDKYNIYRDGPLKVRDNFGPVRIPKGYYFAMGDNRDNSDDSRFWGFVPREYIRGRAVVVWWSYPEERGAYRKTGLFNFVKDVLDKTIHFFTKTRWNRFFMEIR, translated from the coding sequence ATGCTTCAATTTAAGAAAAGTGAATTAAGGGATTATTTTGAGACTATACTAATAGGAATTCTTGCGGTTACCTTTGCTAAAACATTTGTATTTCAAAATTTTAAAATTCCAACTTCTTCTATGGAAGATACTTTATTGATAGGAGATCATTTAGCAGTAAATAAATTTATATTTGGTCCGGTTAGTTTTGCATGGGAAAAGAAGGTTTTTCCCCAAAGGGATATTAAAAGGGGAGATGTGATAGTATTCAGGTCTCCTGAAAACACAGATATAGATTTTATAAAAAGGGCTATAGGGTTGCCTGGAGACATTTTAGAAATAAAAGATAAGCAGGTTTATATTAACGGGGAAAAACTCGACGAGCCTTATGTTGTTTTTAAAGATAAATACAATATTTATAGAGACGGACCTTTAAAAGTCAGGGATAATTTTGGGCCTGTTAGAATACCAAAAGGGTATTACTTTGCTATGGGGGATAATAGAGATAATAGTGATGATAGCAGATTCTGGGGGTTTGTCCCACGGGAGTACATAAGGGGAAGAGCAGTGGTTGTGTGGTGGAGTTACCCTGAAGAAAGAGGCGCCTATAGAAAAACAGGTTTGTTTAATTTTGTCAAAGATGTGCTTGATAAAACAATACACTTTTTTACAAAAACAAGGTGGAATAGATTTTTTATGGAAATTAGATAA
- a CDS encoding STAS domain-containing protein → MLYVEENADSLKGYVTVLVKGKIDTIGNDILKNKVEPFLEDPNFKTIEINLKDCDFITSVGLGALVALHKRAEELGKKIIFTELHKNVESIFKITNLYNYFNIE, encoded by the coding sequence ATGTTATATGTAGAAGAAAATGCCGACAGTTTAAAAGGGTATGTCACTGTTTTAGTAAAAGGTAAAATAGACACGATAGGTAATGACATACTAAAGAATAAAGTTGAGCCTTTCCTTGAAGACCCTAATTTTAAAACAATAGAAATAAATTTAAAGGATTGTGATTTTATCACATCTGTTGGATTGGGAGCACTTGTTGCTCTTCATAAAAGAGCGGAAGAGTTGGGGAAAAAGATAATTTTTACTGAGTTGCATAAAAATGTGGAAAGTATTTTTAAAATAACAAACCTCTATAACTATTTTAATATAGAATAA